The following proteins are co-located in the Pseudomonas antarctica genome:
- a CDS encoding copper chaperone PCu(A)C — translation MLKSSLLLAALLLPVCVAANADDYKAGDLLVSDPWSQELPPNAPTVAAYFVIHNTGVTPDRLLSVETPVADKAELHEHVMQGDLMKMQQVPSVAVPAKGDLTFAPMAYHVMLLGLKDRSLLADGKQFPLTLTFEKAGKVRVEVSVQKAPPMAGHEHMHAQ, via the coding sequence ATGCTCAAATCTTCCCTGCTTCTGGCTGCGTTGTTGCTGCCGGTGTGTGTTGCTGCCAATGCCGATGACTACAAGGCCGGCGACCTGCTCGTCAGCGACCCGTGGTCCCAGGAGTTGCCGCCCAATGCGCCCACGGTTGCGGCGTATTTCGTGATTCATAACACCGGTGTTACCCCGGACCGCCTGCTCAGTGTCGAAACGCCAGTAGCGGATAAGGCCGAGCTGCATGAGCATGTGATGCAGGGCGACTTGATGAAGATGCAACAAGTGCCCAGCGTTGCCGTACCGGCCAAGGGTGACTTGACCTTCGCACCGATGGCCTATCACGTGATGTTACTGGGCCTTAAGGACCGCAGCCTGTTGGCCGATGGCAAGCAATTCCCACTGACCCTGACCTTCGAAAAAGCCGGCAAGGTACGCGTGGAAGTCTCGGTACAGAAAGCGCCGCCGATGGCTGGCCACGAGCATATGCACGCTCAATAG
- a CDS encoding DUF2946 domain-containing protein, whose protein sequence is MARQRFAIAWIACFAVLFNAFAMPMASAMQQSKDPIQQLLWGSFCSSNGASLKTIALGKLEIPAPQQDDHSTMQHCWCCSGSPPLVALPGHVPQLYVTRFDAVQSLPPPSLQAPTPRQQWPSLNPRASPTV, encoded by the coding sequence ATGGCCCGTCAACGCTTTGCAATTGCCTGGATCGCCTGCTTTGCAGTGCTGTTCAACGCCTTTGCCATGCCGATGGCCAGCGCGATGCAGCAGTCCAAAGACCCTATCCAGCAATTGCTGTGGGGCAGCTTTTGTTCGTCCAATGGCGCCAGCCTGAAAACCATTGCCCTGGGCAAACTGGAAATTCCGGCGCCGCAGCAGGACGATCATTCCACCATGCAGCATTGCTGGTGCTGCTCGGGCTCACCGCCATTAGTGGCGCTGCCGGGGCATGTGCCGCAGTTGTATGTCACACGGTTCGACGCGGTGCAGAGCTTGCCGCCGCCGTCACTGCAAGCCCCAACCCCTCGCCAGCAATGGCCGAGCCTCAACCCGCGCGCCTCTCCAACGGTCTGA
- a CDS encoding cobalt-precorrin-6A reductase produces MKRILLLGGVTEALAIARTLGPEHIYSLAGVGRVPTDLTCQVRVGGYGGVEGLAQFVRDEHISLILDATHPYAAQISRNAAEAARLCGIPCWALRRPAWQPQVGDDWREVSDWAELIEAMKPFKRPLFTLGREPLQHLDEIPADQFWTLRALDVYPGNARCEVIGARGPFLIEDERALFERRGIDVLISKNSGSAATEPKLEVARERGVPVLVLKRPVLAVVDREFTCVAAVLQAVNPL; encoded by the coding sequence ATGAAACGCATCCTGCTGCTGGGCGGCGTCACTGAAGCACTGGCCATTGCCCGTACGCTGGGGCCGGAGCATATCTATAGTTTGGCGGGCGTGGGCCGCGTGCCGACGGACCTCACGTGCCAAGTGCGTGTCGGCGGTTACGGTGGTGTTGAGGGCCTCGCGCAGTTTGTTCGTGATGAACACATCAGCCTGATTCTCGACGCAACCCATCCGTATGCCGCTCAGATCAGCCGCAATGCCGCCGAGGCTGCAAGGCTGTGTGGTATTCCTTGCTGGGCGTTGCGCCGACCGGCGTGGCAGCCGCAGGTGGGGGACGACTGGCGTGAGGTCAGCGATTGGGCTGAGCTGATCGAGGCGATGAAGCCTTTCAAGCGCCCGCTGTTCACGCTGGGCCGTGAGCCATTGCAGCATCTCGATGAAATCCCCGCCGACCAATTCTGGACGCTGCGCGCATTGGATGTATATCCGGGAAATGCGCGCTGTGAAGTCATCGGCGCGCGTGGGCCGTTTCTGATCGAGGACGAGCGCGCATTGTTTGAGCGGCGTGGGATTGATGTGCTGATCAGCAAGAACAGTGGCAGTGCGGCCACTGAGCCGAAGCTGGAAGTGGCGCGGGAGCGTGGGGTGCCGGTGCTGGTGTTGAAGCGTCCCGTGCTGGCTGTGGTGGATCGAGAATTCACATGCGTGGCTGCGGTGCTACAGGCCGTCAACCCTCTCTAA
- a CDS encoding bifunctional cobalt-precorrin-7 (C(5))-methyltransferase/cobalt-precorrin-6B (C(15))-methyltransferase, translating to MSPWLTVVGIGEDGFKGLGRNARHALLRASRIIGGQRQLDLLPVCIRGERQLWPSPFSLEPVLARRGEPVCVLASGDPMFYGVGASLARQLTAEELLILPAPSSVSLAAARLGWPLQEVVTVSVVARPLAALNAHLASGVRLLVLSNDGRSPAAIAALLVEFGFGPSRISVFEHLGGADEQRINSVAQDWQQASVADLNVVAIDCLADANTPRLSRLAGLPDAAFKHDGQLTKRDVRAMTLARLAPMPGELLWDVGAGSGSIGIEWMRAHPSCRALAIEADEGRQGLIEHNRDALGVPGLQLIRGKAPDVLHGLEAPDAIFIGGGVTRDGVLDTCWQHLRPGGRLVANAVTLQSEMTLMAWRAQHGGELTRIHVAQAQPLGEFDTWRQALPITLLEVIKPL from the coding sequence ATGTCGCCCTGGCTGACGGTAGTAGGCATCGGTGAAGACGGCTTCAAGGGGCTGGGCAGAAATGCCCGGCATGCCTTGTTGCGCGCCTCTCGAATTATAGGCGGCCAACGTCAGTTGGACCTCTTGCCGGTGTGTATTCGTGGTGAACGCCAGCTGTGGCCGAGCCCGTTTTCCCTGGAGCCGGTGCTGGCGCGGCGCGGCGAACCGGTGTGTGTACTGGCCAGCGGCGACCCGATGTTCTACGGCGTGGGAGCCAGCCTGGCGCGGCAGCTGACGGCTGAGGAGTTGCTGATTTTGCCAGCGCCATCGTCCGTGTCCCTGGCGGCGGCGCGGTTGGGTTGGCCGTTGCAGGAGGTGGTGACCGTGTCTGTGGTCGCCCGGCCGCTGGCGGCGCTGAATGCGCACCTGGCCAGCGGTGTGCGCCTGCTGGTGTTGAGCAATGACGGGCGCAGCCCTGCGGCGATTGCCGCGCTGCTGGTTGAATTCGGGTTCGGGCCAAGCCGTATCAGCGTCTTCGAACACCTCGGCGGTGCGGATGAGCAGCGTATCAATAGCGTGGCTCAGGACTGGCAGCAGGCCTCGGTGGCCGATTTGAATGTGGTCGCCATCGATTGCCTCGCCGACGCCAATACCCCACGCCTGTCGCGCCTCGCCGGTCTGCCGGATGCGGCGTTCAAGCACGACGGCCAACTGACCAAGCGCGATGTGCGGGCCATGACGCTCGCGCGCCTCGCGCCCATGCCCGGCGAACTGCTCTGGGATGTAGGCGCGGGGAGTGGCTCCATCGGTATTGAATGGATGCGCGCGCACCCCAGTTGCCGTGCGCTGGCCATCGAAGCCGACGAAGGCCGCCAAGGCCTGATCGAACACAACCGCGACGCCCTCGGCGTACCCGGTTTGCAATTGATTCGTGGCAAGGCGCCGGACGTTCTGCACGGTTTGGAAGCACCGGACGCGATCTTCATCGGCGGCGGCGTCACCCGCGACGGCGTGCTCGACACCTGCTGGCAACACCTGCGCCCCGGCGGGCGTCTGGTCGCCAATGCCGTGACCCTGCAAAGCGAAATGACCCTGATGGCCTGGCGCGCCCAACATGGCGGCGAGCTGACCCGCATTCATGTGGCGCAGGCCCAGCCGCTGGGTGAGTTCGACACCTGGCGCCAGGCGTTGCCAATCACCCTGCTGGAAGTGATCAAGCCACTATGA
- the cobG gene encoding precorrin-3B synthase gives MPPDKAGIIPRLYPSTGSPVNPTPALNTLRPSACPGLLRIVQALDGGICRIKLAGGSISASQAHAVADAAQAYAGGVIEATNRANVQIRGIGAEQDALIAMLLAADLGPNNAAGDDVRNLMLSPSAGVDPHMLFDTRPLADQILATLQNHPRFHELSAKFAVQLDGGEALAMLEHHHDLWLSAFEREGETLLAFGLAGCPGLDAPLAAVPLAQGHGLVVAVLERFLDLATPAQTRMRHLPVDNFLSRLNLPLLPVDGFKRPASGALLHLGTYPQRQKDYVYVAAVAPLGRLDSSMLKGAAKLASDYGDGTLRFTPWQGLLLPNVHADKAATVTDHLQQLGFLCSVEQPLARMIACTGSSGCGKGLADTKADAVQLAALQPGHDVHLSGCLRSCAAAHVAPVTLLAVSPGHYDLYFRDAAEQGFGRLHARTLSIEAAGALLRARSRSNTDD, from the coding sequence ATGCCGCCGGACAAAGCAGGCATAATACCGCGCCTTTACCCGTCAACCGGTAGCCCCGTGAACCCAACGCCTGCTCTGAATACCTTGCGCCCCTCGGCCTGTCCGGGGTTGCTGCGTATTGTCCAGGCGTTGGATGGCGGCATTTGCCGGATCAAATTGGCCGGCGGTTCGATCAGCGCCTCCCAGGCCCATGCGGTGGCGGACGCCGCCCAGGCCTATGCGGGCGGGGTGATTGAGGCGACCAACCGCGCCAACGTGCAGATTCGCGGGATCGGCGCCGAGCAGGACGCCTTGATTGCAATGCTCCTTGCTGCAGACCTGGGGCCGAACAACGCCGCCGGTGACGACGTGCGCAACCTGATGCTCAGCCCCAGCGCCGGTGTCGACCCGCACATGCTGTTCGACACCCGCCCGCTGGCTGATCAGATCCTCGCCACCCTACAAAACCATCCACGCTTCCATGAGCTGTCGGCCAAGTTCGCCGTGCAATTGGATGGCGGCGAAGCCCTGGCCATGCTTGAACACCACCATGACCTGTGGCTGTCGGCCTTTGAGCGCGAGGGCGAGACACTGCTTGCGTTCGGTCTGGCCGGCTGCCCTGGGCTGGATGCGCCGCTGGCCGCCGTGCCGTTGGCGCAGGGCCATGGGTTGGTGGTGGCGGTGTTGGAGCGGTTTCTCGACCTGGCGACGCCTGCGCAAACCCGGATGCGGCATTTGCCTGTGGATAACTTCTTGAGCCGTCTGAACCTGCCGTTGCTGCCGGTTGATGGTTTCAAGCGCCCGGCCAGCGGGGCTCTGCTGCATCTGGGTACTTATCCACAGCGGCAAAAAGATTACGTGTACGTCGCCGCCGTTGCACCGCTGGGACGGCTGGACTCAAGCATGCTCAAGGGCGCCGCCAAACTGGCCAGTGACTACGGCGACGGCACGCTGCGTTTCACGCCCTGGCAAGGTCTGCTGCTGCCCAACGTACACGCCGATAAGGCCGCCACTGTCACCGATCACCTGCAGCAGCTGGGCTTTCTCTGCTCAGTCGAGCAACCGCTGGCACGCATGATCGCCTGCACCGGCTCAAGCGGCTGCGGCAAAGGCCTGGCCGACACCAAGGCCGACGCCGTGCAACTGGCCGCCCTGCAACCCGGTCATGACGTGCACCTGTCCGGCTGCCTGCGTTCCTGCGCCGCGGCGCATGTCGCGCCGGTCACCTTGCTGGCGGTGAGTCCCGGCCACTACGACCTCTATTTTCGCGATGCAGCCGAGCAAGGTTTCGGCCGGCTGCACGCGCGCACTCTTTCCATTGAAGCGGCGGGCGCCCTGTTACGCGCACGCTCACGGAGCAACACCGATGATTGA
- a CDS encoding precorrin-8X methylmutase, with amino-acid sequence MIDYIRDGQEIYRNSFAIIRAEAKLDRIPADLEKLAVRVIHACGMVEAIDGLQFSIGAGKAGREALAAGAPILCDARMVSEGVTRARLPANNEVICTLRDDSVPDLARELGNTRSAAALELWRPHLEGSVVVIGNAPTALFYLLEMLDAGAPKPALILGFPVGFVGAAESKAMLAADSRGVPFVIMQGRLGGSAMAAAAVNALATEVE; translated from the coding sequence ATGATTGATTACATCCGCGACGGTCAGGAGATCTATCGCAACTCCTTCGCCATTATTCGCGCGGAAGCCAAGTTGGACCGCATCCCGGCCGACCTGGAAAAACTCGCGGTGCGGGTGATTCATGCGTGCGGCATGGTCGAGGCCATCGACGGCCTGCAGTTCTCCATCGGTGCCGGCAAGGCCGGGCGCGAGGCGCTGGCCGCCGGCGCGCCGATTCTGTGTGATGCGCGAATGGTCTCCGAAGGCGTGACCCGCGCGCGCCTGCCAGCCAACAATGAAGTGATCTGCACCTTGCGCGACGACAGCGTGCCGGACTTGGCGCGGGAATTGGGCAACACCCGTTCCGCCGCCGCGCTGGAGCTGTGGCGCCCGCACCTGGAAGGCAGCGTGGTGGTGATCGGCAACGCGCCGACCGCCTTGTTCTACCTGCTGGAAATGCTCGATGCCGGCGCGCCGAAACCGGCATTGATCCTGGGTTTCCCGGTGGGGTTTGTCGGCGCCGCCGAATCCAAGGCGATGCTGGCGGCCGACAGCCGTGGCGTACCGTTCGTGATCATGCAAGGCCGCCTCGGCGGCAGTGCCATGGCCGCCGCTGCGGTCAACGCCTTGGCCACGGAGGTCGAATAA
- a CDS encoding precorrin-2 C(20)-methyltransferase, which produces MQARGRLIGLGVGPGDPELITLKALRLLRESPVVAYFAAKGKKGNAFGIIEDHLVAQQTLMPLVYPVTTEVLPAPMSYEQIISDFYDTASMDVAAHLDAGRDVAVICEGDPFFYGSYMYLHDRLAERYDAQVIPGVCSMLGGASVLGAPLVYRNQSLSVLSGVLPADDLKRRLADADAAVIMKLGRNFPKVRQVLEELGLAERALYVERATMANQKIVALDQVDPASSPYFSLIIVPGERWQG; this is translated from the coding sequence ATGCAGGCACGTGGACGGTTGATTGGCCTGGGCGTGGGCCCCGGCGACCCGGAGCTGATTACCCTCAAGGCCCTGCGCCTGCTACGCGAATCGCCGGTGGTGGCGTACTTCGCGGCCAAGGGCAAGAAGGGCAATGCCTTCGGCATCATCGAAGACCACCTGGTGGCGCAGCAGACCCTGATGCCGCTGGTGTACCCGGTGACCACGGAAGTGCTGCCGGCACCAATGTCTTATGAACAAATCATCAGCGACTTCTACGACACTGCCAGCATGGACGTGGCCGCGCACTTGGACGCCGGCCGTGATGTGGCGGTGATCTGCGAAGGCGACCCGTTCTTCTACGGTTCCTACATGTACCTGCACGACCGTCTGGCCGAGCGTTATGACGCGCAAGTTATCCCTGGCGTGTGCTCCATGCTCGGCGGCGCCTCGGTGCTCGGCGCACCGTTGGTGTATCGCAATCAGAGTCTGTCGGTGCTCTCCGGTGTGTTGCCCGCTGACGACCTCAAGCGGCGCCTGGCGGATGCCGATGCGGCGGTGATCATGAAGCTGGGCCGCAACTTCCCCAAGGTGCGCCAGGTGCTGGAAGAACTCGGTTTGGCCGAGCGCGCGCTCTACGTGGAGCGCGCGACCATGGCTAACCAGAAAATCGTGGCGCTGGATCAGGTCGACCCGGCGTCTTCGCCGTACTTCTCGCTGATCATCGTGCCGGGTGAAAGGTGGCAAGGTTGA
- the cobJ gene encoding precorrin-3B C(17)-methyltransferase — translation MCPAIVILGQGSLATARKIQQVYPGALIHGLAGRVEGADHTYSEFGATLRQLYQQGTPLIALCAAGIVIRTLASLLLEKGEEPAVLAVAEDGSAVVPLLGGLGGVNVMARDIAAALGVAAAITTSGELRFGTCLLNPPAGYQLADLELGKRFVSDLLAGESVRIEGAAPWLDQANLPQDQHARLAIHVGSAARVPADNELLIYPKTVCVTCKPGAQLAERVRAALHRAGIAVQSLACLLASATQMADASLPDAALELGVPLRFADVEQDADIVISVAEQPLDLSLVGRPRGRLAVIGLGPGAAELMVPAVKAELARCTDVLGYETYVRMAGPFRNDQVQHCTDNREEMQRARHAFELAAQGRSVVVVSSGDPGVFAMAAAVIEALHESSDPAWHQVDLEILPGVSASLATAAQAGAPLGHDFCVMSLSDNLKPWSIIEKRLDLASQADLALAFYNPISRSRPWQLGRALEIVALHRTPQTPVVLGRDIGRPGQTLRVTTLGQLTPEQVDMRTMVLIGSSTTCVFARAGGGEWVYTPRWYGEKPAG, via the coding sequence ATGTGCCCGGCGATTGTCATTCTGGGCCAGGGTAGCCTGGCGACTGCGCGCAAGATTCAACAGGTTTACCCGGGCGCGCTGATCCATGGCCTGGCCGGACGGGTTGAAGGTGCGGACCACACGTACAGCGAGTTCGGCGCAACCTTGCGCCAGCTTTATCAACAAGGCACGCCGTTGATCGCTCTGTGCGCGGCCGGCATCGTCATCCGCACCCTGGCGTCGCTATTGCTCGAAAAGGGTGAAGAACCTGCAGTGCTGGCCGTCGCTGAAGATGGCAGTGCCGTGGTGCCGTTGCTCGGTGGCCTGGGCGGTGTGAACGTCATGGCGCGAGACATCGCGGCAGCGTTGGGCGTAGCCGCTGCAATCACTACCAGCGGCGAGCTGCGTTTCGGCACTTGCCTGCTCAACCCGCCCGCGGGTTACCAACTGGCCGACCTGGAGCTGGGCAAACGCTTCGTCTCCGACCTGCTCGCCGGAGAAAGCGTGCGCATTGAAGGCGCGGCGCCCTGGCTGGACCAGGCCAATCTGCCGCAGGATCAGCACGCACGCTTGGCGATTCACGTGGGCAGCGCCGCGCGTGTGCCGGCGGACAACGAATTACTGATTTACCCGAAGACGGTGTGCGTCACCTGTAAGCCTGGTGCGCAGTTGGCCGAGCGTGTGCGTGCGGCGTTGCACCGTGCCGGCATTGCTGTGCAATCCCTGGCCTGCCTGTTGGCCAGCGCTACGCAAATGGCCGACGCTTCCTTGCCCGACGCTGCATTGGAATTAGGGGTGCCGTTGCGTTTCGCTGACGTGGAGCAAGACGCGGATATCGTTATCAGCGTTGCAGAGCAACCTCTGGACCTGTCGCTCGTCGGCCGTCCGCGTGGGCGTCTCGCCGTGATTGGCCTGGGCCCGGGCGCGGCCGAGTTGATGGTCCCGGCCGTCAAGGCTGAACTGGCACGCTGCACCGATGTGCTGGGCTACGAAACCTACGTGCGCATGGCCGGGCCGTTCCGCAATGACCAGGTGCAGCATTGCACCGATAACCGCGAAGAAATGCAGCGCGCGCGTCATGCCTTTGAGCTGGCCGCGCAAGGGCGCTCAGTGGTGGTGGTGTCGTCCGGCGACCCCGGCGTGTTTGCCATGGCAGCTGCTGTCATCGAGGCCTTGCACGAGTCGAGCGACCCGGCCTGGCATCAAGTCGACCTGGAGATTCTGCCGGGCGTCTCGGCCTCGCTGGCCACCGCCGCTCAAGCGGGTGCGCCGCTGGGGCATGACTTCTGCGTGATGTCGCTGTCGGACAACCTCAAGCCTTGGTCGATCATCGAAAAGCGCTTGGACCTTGCATCCCAGGCCGACCTCGCCCTGGCGTTCTATAACCCCATCTCGCGCTCGCGACCGTGGCAACTGGGGCGCGCCCTGGAAATCGTCGCCTTGCATCGCACGCCGCAGACGCCGGTAGTGCTGGGGCGTGACATCGGCCGCCCAGGCCAGACCCTGCGTGTCACCACGCTTGGGCAACTGACGCCTGAGCAGGTCGACATGCGCACCATGGTGCTGATTGGCTCGTCCACCACCTGCGTGTTTGCGCGGGCCGGTGGCGGGGAGTGGGTGTACACGCCGCGTTGGTATGGCGAGAAACCTGCCGGCTGA
- a CDS encoding MarC family protein — protein sequence MLHVLFSVYLKMLVLYSPFFVLSCFISLTRGYSSKERRRLAWKVALATLVSSVLLYLFGRVIFSVFGITVDAFRIGAGSVLFISALGMAQGKSAVQTDNVQQDVTIVPLTIPLTVGPGTIGALLVMGVSQPHWDDKITAILSIALASLTVGVVLYLSNRIERILGDQGLQIVSRLMGLFVCALAAQIIFTGVRGYLVP from the coding sequence ATGCTCCATGTGTTATTCAGCGTTTACCTGAAGATGCTGGTGCTCTACAGCCCGTTCTTTGTGCTGTCCTGCTTTATCAGCCTGACCCGTGGTTATTCCAGCAAGGAACGCAGGCGCCTGGCCTGGAAAGTGGCGTTGGCGACGCTGGTGTCGAGCGTATTGCTCTACCTGTTTGGCCGGGTGATTTTCAGTGTGTTCGGCATCACCGTGGACGCCTTTCGCATCGGTGCCGGCAGCGTGCTGTTTATCTCGGCTCTGGGCATGGCCCAGGGCAAATCAGCGGTGCAGACCGACAATGTGCAGCAGGACGTGACCATCGTGCCGCTGACCATCCCCCTCACCGTTGGCCCCGGCACCATCGGTGCGCTGCTGGTGATGGGCGTCAGCCAGCCGCATTGGGATGACAAGATCACCGCCATCCTCAGCATCGCCCTGGCCAGCCTCACGGTGGGCGTGGTGCTGTATTTGTCCAACCGTATCGAACGCATTCTCGGCGACCAGGGCTTGCAGATTGTCAGCCGGTTGATGGGGTTGTTCGTGTGCGCGCTTGCCGCGCAGATCATCTTTACCGGGGTACGCGGCTACCTGGTGCCTTAA
- a CDS encoding hybrid sensor histidine kinase/response regulator, translating into MRWLRIAIGFTVSLLTLLCLFPAQAAAQGSGWAVLLDEQADLQLSDIRSARYTNQFSPIELDRITAAEPDGALWVRFKLQPGKHEQVLRVFAPDLSHLSLYVLDGDTLVEQQSTGTRQPQAGRPLPSSDFMLPMPQSQKPLEVYLRLVSEHELRPYITLEPAVLAAADQTQTLIYGLLFGCLLMLILHNLTRFAYHRSRSSLWLAACELLLMLSLALLLNLVGPWLPNWHAIQTPGAYLALLLTAPCGLMFAYRFFMPLGPHPLNKLLMADILLIVLCGLLLLFVNTLPLNIITYALVALAGLSMLFVSACHWQKGYRPARLFVVAMVVFNIGTLIILPALLGLTLVAPQGLIVTLLGFICLSGLLMSLALGERQRAIVEARFSLSRDLAASNAEIAAKAEFLAKISHEIRTPMNGVLGMTELLLGTPLSVKQRDYVQTIHSAGNELLTLINEILDISKLESGQIELDDVQFDLNALIDDCLSIFRAKAEQQNVELISFIQPQVPRVISGDPTRLRQALLSLLENALQKTDEGEVLIVVALDERSTKPRLRIAVQDSGLPMEAAERDALLHSELHSKNFLSATRLSGHLGLVIARQLILLMNGEFGIKSGSHQGSTLWLTLPLDPERLEHPTSDLDGPLKGARVLVVDDNDTCRKVLVQQCTAWGLNVSAVPSGKEALALLRTKAHLRDYFDVVLLDQNMPGMTGMQLAAKIKEDPSLNHDILLIMLTGISNAPSKIIARNCGIKRILAKPVAGYTLKTTLADELTQRSKGAVQQRPALSAPTAVTVPSDFRILVAEDNSISTKVIRGMLGKLNLNPDTASNGEEALEAMKAQRYDLVLMDCEMPILDGFSATQQLRAWEVSHQRIRTPVVALTAHILSEHKERARQAGMDGHMAKPVELSQLRELVEFWVAQRQQKQEHSTVS; encoded by the coding sequence GTGCGCTGGCTCAGGATCGCCATAGGTTTCACAGTCAGTTTGCTGACCCTGCTCTGCTTGTTCCCGGCCCAGGCCGCCGCGCAAGGCAGTGGTTGGGCAGTATTGCTTGATGAACAGGCCGACCTGCAGTTGAGCGACATTCGCTCCGCCCGCTACACCAATCAATTCAGCCCCATCGAACTGGACCGGATTACCGCCGCGGAGCCGGACGGTGCGTTGTGGGTACGCTTCAAGCTGCAACCCGGCAAGCACGAGCAAGTGCTGCGGGTATTCGCCCCGGACCTGTCCCACCTGAGCCTCTATGTACTGGACGGCGACACCCTGGTGGAACAACAAAGCACCGGCACTCGCCAACCCCAGGCGGGACGCCCGCTGCCCAGCAGCGATTTCATGCTGCCGATGCCCCAGAGCCAGAAGCCTCTGGAGGTGTATCTGCGCCTGGTCTCGGAACACGAGCTGCGCCCCTATATCACCCTGGAACCGGCCGTACTCGCCGCCGCCGATCAGACCCAGACACTGATCTACGGCTTGCTGTTCGGCTGCCTGCTGATGCTGATCCTGCACAACCTCACACGCTTCGCTTACCACCGCTCACGCAGCAGCCTATGGCTGGCGGCCTGCGAGCTGCTGTTGATGCTGAGCCTGGCATTGTTGCTCAACCTGGTGGGGCCGTGGCTGCCGAACTGGCACGCGATCCAGACCCCGGGCGCCTACCTGGCCCTGCTGCTGACCGCCCCCTGCGGGTTGATGTTTGCCTACCGATTCTTCATGCCTTTGGGCCCGCACCCGCTGAACAAGCTGTTGATGGCCGACATCCTGCTGATCGTGCTGTGCGGACTGCTGCTGTTGTTCGTCAACACCTTGCCGCTGAACATCATCACCTACGCCCTGGTGGCCCTGGCCGGGCTGAGCATGTTGTTTGTCTCGGCCTGTCACTGGCAGAAAGGCTACCGGCCGGCACGCTTGTTCGTGGTAGCGATGGTGGTGTTCAACATCGGTACGCTGATCATCCTCCCGGCCCTGCTCGGCCTGACGCTGGTGGCGCCGCAAGGTTTGATCGTCACGTTGCTCGGGTTTATCTGCCTCAGCGGCCTGCTGATGAGCCTGGCCCTGGGCGAACGCCAGCGCGCGATTGTCGAGGCCCGCTTCAGCCTCAGCCGTGATCTGGCGGCCAGCAATGCCGAAATCGCCGCCAAGGCCGAGTTCCTGGCGAAGATCAGCCACGAAATCCGCACGCCCATGAACGGTGTGCTGGGCATGACCGAGTTGCTGCTGGGCACGCCGCTGTCGGTGAAACAGCGTGACTACGTGCAAACCATCCACAGCGCCGGTAATGAACTGCTGACGCTGATCAACGAGATCCTCGACATCTCCAAGCTGGAGTCCGGGCAGATCGAGCTGGACGACGTGCAATTCGACCTCAACGCCCTGATCGATGACTGCTTGAGTATCTTCCGCGCCAAGGCCGAGCAGCAGAACGTCGAACTGATCAGCTTCATCCAGCCCCAAGTGCCGCGAGTGATCAGCGGCGACCCGACGCGCCTGCGCCAGGCACTGTTAAGCCTGCTGGAAAACGCCCTGCAAAAAACCGATGAAGGTGAAGTGCTGATCGTCGTCGCCCTCGACGAACGCAGCACCAAGCCGCGCCTGCGCATTGCCGTGCAGGACAGCGGCCTGCCGATGGAGGCCGCCGAGCGCGACGCGTTGCTGCACAGCGAACTGCACAGCAAGAACTTCCTCTCGGCCACGCGCTTGAGCGGCCACCTGGGCCTGGTGATCGCGCGTCAACTGATCCTGTTGATGAACGGCGAGTTCGGCATCAAGAGTGGCAGCCACCAAGGCAGCACCCTGTGGCTGACCCTGCCATTGGACCCGGAACGCCTGGAGCATCCGACGTCCGACCTCGACGGCCCGCTCAAAGGCGCCCGGGTGTTGGTGGTGGACGACAACGACACCTGTCGCAAGGTGCTGGTGCAGCAATGCACGGCCTGGGGCCTGAACGTCAGCGCCGTGCCGTCCGGCAAAGAGGCCCTGGCGCTGCTGCGCACCAAAGCTCACCTGCGCGATTACTTCGACGTGGTGCTGCTGGACCAGAACATGCCCGGCATGACCGGTATGCAACTGGCGGCAAAGATCAAGGAAGACCCGAGCCTTAACCACGACATCCTGCTGATCATGCTCACCGGCATCAGCAATGCACCGAGCAAGATCATCGCGCGCAACTGCGGCATCAAGCGCATCCTCGCCAAACCGGTGGCTGGCTACACGCTCAAGACCACCCTGGCCGACGAACTGACCCAGCGCAGTAAAGGCGCCGTGCAGCAGCGCCCCGCCCTCAGCGCACCGACAGCCGTGACCGTGCCCAGCGACTTCCGCATCCTGGTGGCTGAAGACAACAGCATCTCCACCAAAGTGATTCGCGGCATGTTGGGCAAGCTCAACCTCAACCCGGACACCGCCAGCAACGGCGAAGAAGCGCTGGAGGCGATGAAAGCCCAGCGTTACGACCTGGTGTTGATGGACTGCGAAATGCCGATCCTCGATGGCTTCTCCGCCACTCAGCAACTGCGGGCGTGGGAAGTCAGCCACCAACGCATTCGCACACCGGTGGTGGCACTCACCGCACACATCCTCTCGGAACATAAAGAGCGCGCGCGCCAGGCCGGGATGGATGGGCATATGGCCAAGCCAGTGGAGTTGTCGCAGTTGCGCGAGCTGGTTGAGTTCTGGGTGGCGCAGCGTCAACAAAAACAGGAACACAGCACCGTTTCCTGA